A stretch of the Synechocystis sp. PCC 7338 genome encodes the following:
- a CDS encoding class I SAM-dependent methyltransferase, whose translation MWDERFKQSEYVYGTEPNEFLVSVAEQISPGKVLCLAEGEGRNACFLASLGYQVTAVDQSAVGLAKAQKLAQAKGVEITTIQINLANFEIVADAWEGIVSVFCHLPSSLRKQLYPRVYQGLKSGGVFILEGFAPEQLQYTTGGPKDLDLLPALTALQEELSSFTYLTGHTLERHLNEGIYHQGKAALIQVLAKK comes from the coding sequence ATGTGGGACGAAAGATTTAAGCAGTCAGAATACGTTTACGGTACGGAGCCCAATGAGTTTTTAGTCAGTGTGGCGGAGCAAATTTCCCCGGGCAAAGTTCTTTGCCTAGCGGAAGGGGAAGGGCGCAATGCTTGTTTTTTAGCAAGTTTGGGTTACCAAGTAACAGCGGTAGATCAATCCGCCGTTGGTTTAGCTAAGGCGCAAAAGTTAGCCCAGGCAAAAGGGGTAGAAATTACCACCATTCAGATTAATTTAGCCAATTTTGAAATTGTTGCCGATGCCTGGGAAGGTATTGTTTCTGTTTTCTGCCATTTACCTTCCAGTTTACGAAAACAACTTTATCCACGGGTTTATCAAGGCTTAAAATCCGGCGGGGTGTTCATTTTAGAAGGTTTTGCCCCGGAGCAATTGCAATATACAACCGGTGGTCCCAAGGATTTAGATCTACTCCCAGCCTTGACGGCTTTACAGGAAGAATTGTCCAGTTTTACTTATTTAACGGGCCACACTTTAGAGCGGCATTTAAACGAAGGTATTTACCACCAAGGCAAAGCGGCTCTAATCCAAGTATTGGCAAAAAAGTAA
- a CDS encoding DUF3727 domain-containing protein: protein MSAYLFNQENEPDESDSITLYDEAGRALDCYVENSLEEEEAQYLLLMPVDIPVVIIAWEDDDEETEDAEAILLEDQEEISRIFADAKAVLAELDLSLKYTAYTLTVSGELPPIEDEDILTLEIEGNDAAAEMEEEELQFLASFYHEEERYSIYTPLAPLLFLAKAVSETEIELVHPDNDELKHILEELLFEDAD, encoded by the coding sequence ATGTCTGCTTATCTGTTTAATCAAGAAAATGAACCGGATGAAAGCGATAGCATAACGCTCTACGATGAAGCGGGGCGGGCCTTAGATTGCTACGTGGAAAATTCCCTTGAAGAAGAAGAAGCTCAATATTTATTATTGATGCCCGTTGATATCCCAGTGGTGATTATTGCCTGGGAAGATGATGATGAAGAAACAGAAGATGCCGAGGCAATTTTACTAGAGGATCAAGAAGAAATTAGCCGTATTTTTGCCGATGCCAAGGCTGTACTAGCGGAATTGGATTTGTCATTGAAGTACACTGCTTACACCCTCACTGTTAGCGGTGAATTGCCCCCCATTGAAGACGAAGATATTCTCACCCTAGAAATTGAGGGTAACGATGCCGCCGCTGAAATGGAAGAGGAAGAGTTGCAGTTCTTGGCTAGTTTTTACCACGAGGAAGAACGCTATAGCATTTACACTCCCCTCGCCCCTTTGTTGTTCCTTGCTAAAGCCGTTAGTGAAACGGAAATTGAGTTGGTACACCCCGACAATGACGAACTAAAACATATCCTGGAAGAGCTTTTATTTGAAGATGCGGACTGA
- the psbA gene encoding photosystem II q(b) protein: protein MTTTQLGLQEQSLWSRFCRWITSTSNRLYIGWFGVLMIPTLLTATTCFIIAFVAAPPVDIDGIREPIAGSLLYGNNIITAAVVPSSNAIGLHFYPIWEASSLDEWLYNGGPYQLIIFHFLIGIFCYLGRQWELSYRLGMRPWICVAYSAPVAAATATLLIYSIGQGSFSDGLPLGISGTFNFMLVLQAEHNVLMHPFHMLGVAGVFGGALFSAMHGSLVTSSLTRETTEVESQNQGYKFGQEEETYNIVAAHGYFGRLIFQYASFNNSRALHFFLGAWPVIGIWFAALAVCCFAFNLNGFNFNQSILDAQGRPVGTWADVINRANIGFEVMHERNVHNFPLDLAAGDAQIVALSAPVIQS, encoded by the coding sequence ATGACTACTACCCAATTAGGATTACAGGAACAAAGCCTGTGGTCACGGTTCTGCCGTTGGATTACTAGCACTTCTAATCGCCTCTACATCGGTTGGTTTGGGGTGTTAATGATTCCCACTTTGCTGACCGCAACCACCTGTTTCATTATCGCTTTTGTCGCCGCTCCACCGGTGGATATTGATGGTATTCGGGAGCCCATTGCCGGTTCTTTACTGTATGGTAATAACATTATTACTGCCGCCGTAGTACCCAGTTCCAATGCTATTGGTTTGCACTTTTATCCCATTTGGGAAGCCTCTAGTCTCGATGAATGGCTCTATAACGGTGGCCCTTATCAACTGATTATTTTCCACTTTTTGATCGGAATTTTCTGTTATCTCGGTCGCCAATGGGAATTGTCCTACCGTTTGGGAATGCGCCCTTGGATTTGTGTCGCCTATAGCGCCCCCGTTGCTGCGGCTACCGCTACGTTATTGATCTATTCCATTGGTCAAGGTTCTTTCTCTGATGGTTTACCCCTGGGCATCAGTGGCACTTTTAATTTCATGTTGGTGCTGCAAGCGGAACATAATGTCTTGATGCATCCTTTCCACATGTTGGGCGTAGCTGGAGTGTTCGGTGGAGCTTTGTTTTCCGCCATGCACGGTTCCTTGGTAACTTCTTCGTTAACTAGGGAAACCACTGAAGTTGAATCCCAAAACCAAGGTTATAAATTTGGTCAAGAGGAAGAAACCTATAACATCGTCGCCGCCCATGGTTACTTTGGCCGTTTGATTTTCCAATATGCTTCCTTTAACAATAGCCGTGCCCTCCACTTTTTCCTTGGTGCTTGGCCCGTGATTGGGATTTGGTTTGCTGCCCTTGCCGTTTGTTGCTTTGCCTTCAATCTCAACGGTTTTAACTTCAACCAGTCAATTCTGGATGCCCAAGGTCGTCCCGTTGGTACCTGGGCCGATGTCATCAATCGAGCCAATATCGGTTTTGAGGTGATGCACGAACGTAACGTTCATAATTTCCCCTTGGATTTAGCTGCTGGTGATGCCCAAATAGTGGCCCTCAGCGCCCCCGTCATTCAAAGCTAA
- a CDS encoding isoprenylcysteine carboxylmethyltransferase family protein, whose translation MNQLKNWGFSSDWWQGKKGEYWVLGQTILSLGFVLLPVYTPTNFPLLAEKNQLILWGGTLVFGAIAAVLLIGGGLHLGENLTPLPHPKQDSQLVTTGIYGIVRHPLYGGVIFLAIAYGFWQWSLAHLIGAVVLFVFFNLKANREEIWLENKFSDYGNYRGRVKKLIPWLY comes from the coding sequence ATGAATCAACTTAAAAACTGGGGTTTTTCCTCTGATTGGTGGCAAGGAAAAAAGGGGGAATATTGGGTACTGGGACAAACAATTCTCTCCCTCGGGTTTGTACTTTTGCCGGTTTATACTCCCACTAATTTTCCCTTGTTGGCTGAAAAAAATCAGTTAATTCTCTGGGGCGGAACTTTAGTTTTTGGCGCGATTGCGGCAGTTCTCCTCATTGGTGGCGGTCTGCATTTGGGTGAAAATTTGACTCCTTTACCCCATCCCAAACAAGATAGTCAATTGGTTACCACTGGGATTTACGGCATTGTGCGCCATCCCCTCTACGGTGGTGTGATTTTTCTGGCGATCGCCTATGGGTTTTGGCAATGGAGTTTGGCCCATTTAATTGGGGCAGTGGTGTTATTTGTATTTTTTAATCTCAAAGCTAACCGGGAAGAAATTTGGCTAGAAAACAAATTCAGCGACTATGGCAATTACCGAGGCCGGGTAAAAAAATTGATTCCTTGGCTTTATTAA
- a CDS encoding rhodanese-like domain-containing protein: MQLIIVRCLTVFFLTFCLMGFNFQPTLAASLPPSFNSELSPQTETVDLAIEQFLNSLPANYYTIRTPAALKKQLGKAQIILVDVREVKEYQAGHIPGIINIPLRTLTHNLAQILPDSKVIVYCSTVYRSAMAIMTLNLLGYENVLGFPPSFTGWQAAGEVIVKT, encoded by the coding sequence ATGCAATTAATTATTGTTCGTTGCCTTACTGTTTTCTTTTTAACTTTCTGCTTAATGGGTTTTAATTTCCAACCTACCCTGGCCGCAAGTTTACCCCCCTCCTTCAATTCTGAACTCAGTCCCCAGACCGAAACGGTAGACTTGGCGATCGAGCAGTTTTTAAATTCTCTGCCGGCAAACTATTACACAATTCGGACACCGGCAGCCCTGAAAAAACAGTTAGGTAAAGCCCAAATTATCCTAGTGGATGTTAGAGAAGTTAAAGAATATCAAGCTGGTCATATTCCCGGAATCATTAATATTCCCCTACGAACTTTAACCCATAATCTAGCCCAGATTCTTCCGGATAGCAAAGTTATTGTCTACTGCTCCACTGTCTATCGTTCAGCTATGGCGATAATGACTTTAAACCTTTTAGGTTATGAAAATGTTCTCGGTTTTCCTCCTAGTTTTACTGGCTGGCAAGCGGCGGGGGAAGTAATTGTAAAAACTTGA
- the surE gene encoding 5'/3'-nucleotidase SurE encodes MTPSPVLNLLVSNDDGIFSQGVRTLANTLAAAGHQVTVVCPDRERSATGHGLTLHRPIRAGMVEDVFDPRIKAWSCSGTPADCVKFALHAVMPRYPDFVLSGVNHGANLGTDVLYSGTVSAAMEGLIEGIPSIALSLVSFTATDFQPAADFANCFVQHLWRSPLTEPTLFSINIPAVPAAQIAGVKLTRQGLQRYSETFEERYDPRGKRYYWLAGERVKEIPQPDYLRLNRRIPTDVQASQDNFITITPLQYNLTDINGVNTIEKSNWLDHLNFN; translated from the coding sequence ATGACCCCATCCCCGGTCCTCAATCTCCTCGTCAGTAACGATGACGGTATTTTTTCCCAAGGGGTACGTACCTTGGCCAACACCCTGGCCGCCGCCGGGCATCAAGTCACAGTGGTCTGTCCTGACCGGGAAAGATCGGCCACAGGCCATGGCCTGACCCTCCATCGACCAATCCGAGCAGGCATGGTGGAGGATGTGTTTGATCCCCGCATCAAGGCTTGGTCCTGTTCCGGTACCCCCGCCGATTGTGTAAAGTTTGCCCTCCATGCGGTGATGCCCCGCTATCCAGATTTTGTCCTGTCCGGGGTTAACCACGGTGCTAACCTCGGCACTGACGTTTTATATTCCGGCACGGTATCCGCCGCCATGGAAGGTTTAATTGAGGGCATTCCGAGCATTGCTTTGAGTTTGGTCAGTTTTACCGCCACGGATTTTCAGCCCGCCGCCGACTTTGCCAATTGTTTTGTCCAGCATCTCTGGCGATCGCCATTGACGGAACCGACTTTATTTAGCATCAATATTCCGGCGGTGCCAGCGGCTCAGATTGCCGGAGTTAAGCTCACTCGCCAGGGATTACAGCGCTATAGCGAAACCTTCGAAGAAAGGTACGATCCCCGGGGAAAACGCTACTACTGGCTAGCCGGGGAAAGGGTAAAGGAAATTCCCCAACCGGACTATCTCCGCCTCAACCGTCGCATTCCCACCGACGTGCAGGCCAGCCAAGATAACTTCATCACCATTACCCCATTGCAATATAATCTTACGGATATCAACGGAGTTAACACTATTGAAAAAAGCAATTGGCTAGATCACCTAAACTTTAATTAA
- a CDS encoding DUF2892 domain-containing protein yields MVTNMGSIDRLIRLVVASALLYLGLFLYSGTSLGLGLTAGGGLMLFSATFGFCGLYKLLGINTK; encoded by the coding sequence ATGGTTACCAATATGGGCTCCATTGATCGTTTGATTCGTTTAGTTGTTGCTTCCGCATTACTCTATTTAGGCTTATTTCTCTACTCCGGCACCAGCTTAGGTTTGGGTCTTACTGCCGGAGGGGGATTGATGCTATTTTCCGCTACTTTTGGCTTCTGTGGGCTGTACAAATTACTCGGTATCAATACCAAGTAA
- the petC gene encoding cytochrome b6-f complex iron-sulfur subunit, whose translation MNNFSAIDSPSFSRRQLLNFLTGTTVAVTASAGLYTVGKFLVPPAEKTGAGGGIIAKDVLGNAIPASQILAEAPGTRALVAGLAGDPTYLIVKEDGSLDSIGIVDVCTHLGCTFPWNSNDQEFQCPCHGSRYHPDGSVARGPAPLPLKIVQVAVVDDHILISPWTALDPRTGEKPWWV comes from the coding sequence ATGAACAACTTCTCCGCCATCGACTCCCCCTCTTTTTCCCGTCGTCAATTACTAAATTTTCTCACCGGCACCACCGTTGCCGTTACGGCCAGTGCGGGACTGTACACCGTGGGAAAATTCCTCGTTCCCCCCGCCGAAAAAACTGGGGCTGGAGGGGGCATTATCGCTAAGGATGTTTTGGGCAACGCCATTCCCGCTTCCCAAATTTTGGCGGAAGCTCCCGGTACCAGGGCTTTGGTGGCTGGTCTAGCCGGTGACCCCACCTATCTAATTGTCAAAGAAGACGGTAGCCTTGACAGCATCGGCATTGTGGATGTCTGCACCCACCTGGGCTGTACTTTCCCCTGGAATAGCAACGATCAAGAATTTCAGTGTCCCTGCCATGGTTCCCGCTACCATCCTGACGGCTCTGTGGCCCGGGGGCCCGCTCCTTTACCACTGAAAATAGTGCAAGTGGCTGTGGTAGATGATCACATTTTGATTTCCCCCTGGACTGCATTGGATCCTCGCACAGGGGAAAAACCTTGGTGGGTTTGA
- a CDS encoding DUF2214 family protein: MWISATVAYIHYLSFMVAFGALVTEGLTLKKEPTLEESWRLVIADSIYGLSATAVLVTGVLRVMYFGKGTDYYLSHHIFFAKVGLFILVGLLSLYPTFSFLMWIKTLRDRQAPVLEEGKVSVLQWLIRGELVGLALIPFTAALLARGF, translated from the coding sequence ATGTGGATTAGTGCCACCGTTGCGTATATTCATTACCTCAGTTTCATGGTTGCCTTCGGCGCTTTGGTCACAGAGGGTCTGACCTTGAAAAAAGAACCTACCCTGGAGGAGTCTTGGCGATTGGTCATTGCTGACAGTATCTATGGCTTGTCCGCCACGGCGGTGCTGGTTACAGGGGTTTTACGGGTGATGTATTTTGGCAAAGGCACTGATTACTACCTGAGTCATCATATTTTCTTTGCCAAGGTGGGGCTATTTATCTTGGTGGGGTTGCTTTCCCTCTATCCCACTTTCTCGTTTTTAATGTGGATTAAAACCCTGCGCGATCGCCAGGCTCCTGTGCTGGAGGAGGGCAAAGTATCTGTGTTGCAATGGTTGATTAGGGGAGAATTGGTCGGACTGGCCTTGATTCCCTTCACCGCGGCCCTACTGGCTAGGGGCTTTTAG